CCGAGCCGTCCCCGTCGGTGACACTCGCGTCCGCCATGTCGGCGGTGTTCGGCATCGCCCACGTGGAGCCGAGGTCGTGGATCTTCTGCCGGATCGCGGACTGCTCGGTCTCGATCGTGTTGACGTGCGACTCCAACGCCATGACCGTCGCGGCGATAACGCCGATCGTCGCGGCCACCGTTCCGACGATGAACGCGATCGCCGCGGGGATGCCCACGAGCGTGCACGCGGCGGCCACCGCGGCGACGATGCCGACGACCAGGCCGGCGAGCGCGAAGCCCATCGCCATCCAGAACATGTCGATCGAGTTCGCCAGGCTGTTCAGGGACGAACGCAGTTGTCCGGCGATGTCCTTCACCGAGTTCAGCCCGGCCGCCTGTGGTGGCACCGTCGCCTGGTAGGCGCGGGCCGCGCGACCTTCCCACTCGATCGTGGTGCGGAGCTTGTCCAACCCGATCGTGCCCGCGATGTCGCCGAGTGCGTTGCCGACCTGCGACACCCACTGCTCGCCGACGTTCTTAAGGCGGTCCGAGTCACCGGGCTGCTCCCACAACAGCTTGACGCGGTCCCACAACTCGCGCAGCTTCTCGTTGAGCAGCTGCATGCCGCGGATAATGGGGTCGACGAGGTACTCCAGCGGCGCGGGAACCCAGCTCATGACGCTGTTGACCTGGTCGAAGAACCTCGTGGCGTTCTGGTCGATCTCCTGCGACTTGCGGTGCGCCTCCTGCACGAGCGGGTTCATCGGCCACCGCCGTCGGTGTGGATGTTGTTCATGGCGTGCCGGTTCGCTTCCTCTTCGGCTTCATAGGTGTTCGCCGCCGCCTGGAGGGTTTCGCTGAGGCTGCCGAACGCCTGGGTCGCCTGGGCAAGCATGTCCTCCAAGGCCAGGCGAGCGTCGTTGTACGTGCGGTCCAAGCCGCGGTCGACCGCCCACAGCGACAGGTCGGCGCCGGTCAGAACCAGACCACCGATCGCGGAGCGCGGGCCGTCGAGGTTGTCGGCTGCGGTCGCCCACGCGGTGGCGTCGGACCGCATCGCTTCGAGAGCTACGGAGACATCGGTCATGGCAGCAACCCCACTCGGCGCAGCAGTGTGTCGGGATCACTCACCAGCGCGGTGAGTTCGGTGATGGCGGGGCTCTGCGGACCCTGCGCCAGGTCGGCGGGAACGTTCTGGGCGCGCAGGTTCCGCAGCACTTCCAGGAACTCCTGCTGCATCTCCGTCACGCGAGCCGAATGCGTCCAGGCGGGATCGATCTCCAGGTTGAGGACCTGTCCCCGGTGGATCGTGCCGCGGACGTGTCCACCCCGGCTCTCCACCGTCAACGGACGGTCCACGGCCTCGGTCATCCGCTGCGTGAACTCGGCCAAGTCGGCGCTGACGGCGGCCATCAACCGCAACGCCTGCTCGGGCGTGATGCGTTCGTGGGACTGAGGTGGCGGCATCTCGCGCTGTGGCGCGGTTTCGGCCGGCCGCTCGACCTGCTTGGCCAACGCCGACATGGCGGCCGCGTTCGCGGCTTGGGTGACCGCCGAGCCCAGGACACGAGGGTCGACCGACTGCCGCCACTGCGCTGCGATGGTGACCGACTGGACCTCCGCCTCGTCGTTCACCGCCACGGTGACCACGCCATCCGGGTCGCGTCCCGCCAGGAGGTCCTGTCGCCTGTCCGGTTGCTCCGTTGACCGCGGTGGTGACCGGTCCTCCTCGTCGCCGTCCTCGAAGCCGAATCTGAATTCGCCGCTCACGTCTCCCCTTGCGGTCGGTGATCAGATGGTTTCGCAAAGTAGCGCGCATCGTGGGGAGCCGGTAGGCAATCAGCGGCAATTCCGGACAGGTTTCCCGTTCTCCACCTGTTCGGATGAGCGGCTCCAGCACACGCCCACCTGGTCACCGCGGTGCGGTCACTCCGGCTGCGGCCCTAGGCTGAACCGGTGACGCCCGAGAAGCCCGTCGAGGGCATGACGATGGCGGAACTCCTGACCAACCAGATCGATCAGAAGTCCGGCGACGGTCAGCGAGCCGAGGCCCTGTCGGTCGACGCGAGCAGCTCCGACACGGCGTGAACGAGTCGGGGCTGGTCGGCCGGGCTCAGCGTGGCCCACTCCCGGCCGTCATTGGAAGGGCGGCGGGTGAACTGCCACCGCCCCTCGGCGCTGTCGTAGAAGGACACCGCGTACGGGCCGCGTCGTCGCGGTCCCGACCGACCGTGCCGCACGGACCGCGAGGCCGTGCCGAACTGGCCCATGCGCGTCACGCCGCCGAGCACCTGGGAGACCTTCTGCGCGTCGGCACGGGCGAGCCCGCTCTCCCGCAGCGCGTTCTCCATCCGTGACACCGACTGCCCGGCCACCGCGGCCCGGTCGAGGTCGGCGGCCGGCACGCTGACCGACCGCGAGCGCGGCGTCGGGTGCGGGGGCAGCAGGCCCACAACCGAGGCGACCAGCGCTGTCTCGTCGATGCCGGCGAGGCTGAGCCCGTCGGCGGTGAGGACTGCCAGCACGGCTCGACTGGACCTGGCGGCGGCGACCGCGCGCACCCTCGGACCCCCGTCCAGGCGCAAGCGCGCGTCGACCTCGCGCTCGGGGTGGGCCAGCAACGCCAGCCAGTCGGCGAGGCGCGCGTCGAGCGCGCCCCGTGCGGCCAGACCGCGCGCCTCCAACTCACGCCACGCGCCCTGGAAGAGCGCCCGGCGTTCGTCCAAGGTGCCGCCGTGGGACGGGATGGACAGGATCGTGGGGTAGTCGCCCGGCCTCAGGTGGTCCCAGCACAGCTCGAACTCCAACCGGGACAGCGTGACCGTCACCGGTCGTCTTCCCCGATCACCGGCGGTGCGACCCGGGGGATGCTGTCCGCGCCCCAGACGTCGTCCAGTTCCTCGAGGTACGGCGCGGTCCGGTGATCGAGGTCGTCCTCGCCCTTGGCGGCCTGCGGGGTGGCCGCCAGGCCGGCCGCGGGCGGAGGACTGCCCGCCGTGGCGCGGGCGGCGGCGGCGTTCGTGCGGCTCGACCGGGTGTCGTCGCCGACTCCGGTCGACCCGCCGGACCCGGGTGGTGTGGCGGTGACGCCGCCTCCGGGTACGCCGGGGGACAACGGTTTCGTCCCCCTCCCGCCCGCTCCGCGTGCCATGCCGCCCATCACGCCGCTCCCCGCTTTCTCCGACGAGCCACCGGGGCGGCCGGTCGGCGTGTGGGTCGGCAGGCGGGTCGCGGGTGGCCGGTTTCCCGGTGGGGCAATGCCGACCGGTGCGGTGGCCGGGGGAGCGGGCGCGTGCTGTGGCAGCGTGGCCTGACCTGGCGGCAACCGCGAAAGGGCTTCCTGTGGCGTCGTCGCGGCGGATGTGGCGGTCCGGCCGACCTCGCGCCCCTCGGTCACCGCACCACCCGAGGGCTCGACCGACCCCGGCGCTTCCCCCTCGGACGTCGTCGGACGTTCCTGTCTGGCTGTCCCGGTCGTCTCGACCCCGTGCCGCTCGACTGCGGGCGGCTCCACCATCTGCGTGGTCACCGACGGCGGCGGCACGAACTCGCCGAGGGAATCCACCGCAGCCGACGCCCGTTCGCGGTAGCCGATCATCACCGCTACGGCCAAGCGCTTGGCCTCCTGCGCCTGCGCCTCCTGGAGGTCCTGGTCGGTCTGGCCACCGACGAGGTGCGTGAAACCGGCGGGGATGCCCCACAAGTCGTCATTGGCGGTCGAGGTCACCTTCACCGGTTCCGGCATCTCGCCTTTCGCGTCCACATAGGACAAGGCTTGTGCCTCGAACGAAGCCCGGGTCACCGTGGCGGCGGTGCACGCGTCCTCGGCCCACTGCACCAAGGGCGCATTACTACTGGTGAACCGTTCGCCCGCCGCACCCTGCCACACCGCGCCGGATCGGCGGATCGTGGTCTCCAGCTCGACGCGAGCGGTCCGCATCACGTCGAGGAACTTGGCCCATGCGTCGTCGACGGCCTGGGCCGCCGAGTACCCGGGACCACCGTGGATCTTGTCGTACAGCTGTCGGTGTGACTGCGCGTCGAAGTTGTGGTTCCCGATGCTGCGGCCTGTCCGGTGTCTGCCTGAGTCGTGCTCCGAAGTCGCCATTGCCGCCCCCTCACTTCAGCAGGTTCTCCATCGCCGCCTCGACCACCTCGCGCGCTCCGGCGCAAGGTGCGGGGAAGCGGTCCTCGTACGTGGGCAGTACGGAGAACGTCGCGGCCAGGTACTGCCCCTCAGCGGTGTCGACCATGACGTCACAGCGGCCTTCGTCCTTCGGCAGGGTCACCGTGATGGCGGGGAAACCGAGCACCGGATCGGTCACGGCCGCCTGTCCGGTCCGCTCGCCGTCGGTCCACGCGGAGATGCCCTCGGTGGTCACGGGAACGAGATGGCTGCTGGCTCCGATGACCGTCCACGAGCAACCCTTGGCCCGGTAGAAGTCGCTGTCCACGACACGGCCCGCCCGGTCGATCTTCAGGACGGGCAGTTGCTCGGCGGTGAGCAGACCGCAGGGATCCGTGCCGCCGAGTTCGACCTCGCGCGGACGGTCGGGAGGCGGCGTCGAAGACGGTGAAGTGCCGGGGAACGAGCCTGCTCCACTCGCCGAACGCGGAGTGCCGGCCGTGGTGTTGCACCCGGCGACGAGGATGACAACCGCTGTCGCGCAGAGGACGGGGTGGGGTTTCGCTGTCCGGAGACTCATCGGTCGCCGACCTCGCGGAGCTTCCGGATCACGTCGGTGTTGCCGTCCTCGACGAGACCGTAAGTCTTCGCCGCGGCCATGAGTTGCTCGATGTTGGCGTTCAACTCGCCGAGAAACCTCTCCGTGACGTCGAGTGCGTGCATCGAGTGGTCGGTGAACACGCCGGCGGCGTCCCCGGAGACTTCGTCATCGGCGAGGGGCCGCCCTCGGAGGGAATTGCCGTGCTCCTGAAGGAAATCCGACACGGAATCGCGCACCCCCTCGTAGCTCGCGATGAGGTCCAGCAGCTTCTCCGGCTCCACCTGCATGCTCGTCAGTTGCGGTGCGGGAGGTCCCGCAGGTTGGCCGACACGCTGATACGGCACGATGTCCGCTCCCCCTTGCGAGAATGGCT
This is a stretch of genomic DNA from Saccharothrix ecbatanensis. It encodes these proteins:
- a CDS encoding PPE domain-containing protein encodes the protein MATSEHDSGRHRTGRSIGNHNFDAQSHRQLYDKIHGGPGYSAAQAVDDAWAKFLDVMRTARVELETTIRRSGAVWQGAAGERFTSSNAPLVQWAEDACTAATVTRASFEAQALSYVDAKGEMPEPVKVTSTANDDLWGIPAGFTHLVGGQTDQDLQEAQAQEAKRLAVAVMIGYRERASAAVDSLGEFVPPPSVTTQMVEPPAVERHGVETTGTARQERPTTSEGEAPGSVEPSGGAVTEGREVGRTATSAATTPQEALSRLPPGQATLPQHAPAPPATAPVGIAPPGNRPPATRLPTHTPTGRPGGSSEKAGSGVMGGMARGAGGRGTKPLSPGVPGGGVTATPPGSGGSTGVGDDTRSSRTNAAAARATAGSPPPAAGLAATPQAAKGEDDLDHRTAPYLEELDDVWGADSIPRVAPPVIGEDDR
- a CDS encoding YbaB/EbfC family nucleoid-associated protein; translated protein: MSGEFRFGFEDGDEEDRSPPRSTEQPDRRQDLLAGRDPDGVVTVAVNDEAEVQSVTIAAQWRQSVDPRVLGSAVTQAANAAAMSALAKQVERPAETAPQREMPPPQSHERITPEQALRLMAAVSADLAEFTQRMTEAVDRPLTVESRGGHVRGTIHRGQVLNLEIDPAWTHSARVTEMQQEFLEVLRNLRAQNVPADLAQGPQSPAITELTALVSDPDTLLRRVGLLP
- a CDS encoding DUF3558 domain-containing protein, translated to MSLRTAKPHPVLCATAVVILVAGCNTTAGTPRSASGAGSFPGTSPSSTPPPDRPREVELGGTDPCGLLTAEQLPVLKIDRAGRVVDSDFYRAKGCSWTVIGASSHLVPVTTEGISAWTDGERTGQAAVTDPVLGFPAITVTLPKDEGRCDVMVDTAEGQYLAATFSVLPTYEDRFPAPCAGAREVVEAAMENLLK
- a CDS encoding ESX secretion-associated protein EspG, translating into MTVTLSRLEFELCWDHLRPGDYPTILSIPSHGGTLDERRALFQGAWRELEARGLAARGALDARLADWLALLAHPEREVDARLRLDGGPRVRAVAAARSSRAVLAVLTADGLSLAGIDETALVASVVGLLPPHPTPRSRSVSVPAADLDRAAVAGQSVSRMENALRESGLARADAQKVSQVLGGVTRMGQFGTASRSVRHGRSGPRRRGPYAVSFYDSAEGRWQFTRRPSNDGREWATLSPADQPRLVHAVSELLASTDRASAR
- a CDS encoding PE domain-containing protein, with product MEPEKLLDLIASYEGVRDSVSDFLQEHGNSLRGRPLADDEVSGDAAGVFTDHSMHALDVTERFLGELNANIEQLMAAAKTYGLVEDGNTDVIRKLREVGDR